The following coding sequences are from one Sciurus carolinensis chromosome 11, mSciCar1.2, whole genome shotgun sequence window:
- the Tut1 gene encoding speckle targeted PIP5K1A-regulated poly(A) polymerase, producing MAAVDSDVESLPRGGFRCRLCHVTTANRPSLDAHLGGRKHRHLVELRAARKAQGLRSVFVSGFPRDANSAQLSEYFQAFGPVASVVMDKDKGVFAIVEMGDVGAREAVLSQSQHSLEGHRLRVRPREQKEFQSPASKSPKGAAPDSHQLAKALAEAPDVEAQMVKLVHLRELSEAERQLRSLVVALMQEVFTEFFPGCVVHPFGSSVNSFDVHGCDLDLFLDLGDLEEPQPVSKAPESPSLDSALASPLDPQALACAPVSPLGSQSPASPQDSEALDCETPSSSLAPQTPDSALASETVASPQSLPPASPLQEDRGEQDLGKALELAEAPKGEKPEGAAMLELVGSILRGCVPGVYRVQTVPSARRPVVKFCHRPSGLHGDVSLSNRLALHNSRFLSLCSELDGRVRPLVYTLRCWAQGRGLSGSGPLLNNYALTLLVIYFLQTRDPPVLPTVSLLTQKAGEGEQVEVDGWDCSFPRDASRLEPSTNAEPLSSLLAQFFSCISCWDLAGSLLSLREGQALPVTGGLPSNLWEGLRLGPMNLQDPFDLSHNVAANVTSRVVGRLQNCCRAAANYCRSLQYQHRSSRGRDWGLLPLLQPSSPSSLLSAMPIPLPPFPFPQLTAAVVQVLREALGCHIEQGTKRPRSEGGGTEESPQGGTNKRFKLDGQKSCEEGKGEQQGCVGDHNEDGVEEMVIEVGETPQDWAMQSPGQPGEPPLVTRKYLATGEEGQPGHALLLAEHRPVEPEVAQEEMKGETGKGESSPSAVSWRCALWHRVWQGRRRARRRLQQQAKEGDEGNAGLGAEWLAAEARVTQELRGLNSGEQRPKTEPLLAFVVSASQADQTLSVTPLQDSQGLFPDLHHFLQVFLPQALRKLLK from the exons ATGGCGGCGGTGGATTCGGATGTCGAATCGCTGCCTCGTGGGGGTTTCCGCTGCCGCCTCTGCCACGTTACTACAGCCAACC GACCCAGCCTAGATGCCCACTTGGGAGGCCGGAAGCACCGGCATCTAGTAGAACTACGAGCTGCCAGAAAGGCCCAGGGACTTCGAAGTGTGTTTGTTAGTGGCTTTCCCAGAGATGCGAATTCTGCTCAGCTTTCTGAGTACTTCCAGGCATTTGGACCTGTGGCCAGTGTTGTCATGGATAAAGACAAG GGAGTATTTGCCATTGTGGAGATGGGAGATGTGGGTGCTCGGGAGGCTGTCTTATCACAGTCCCAGCACAGCCTAGAAGGACACCGCTTGCGGGTCCGGCCACGGGAGCAGAAGGAGTTCCAGAGTCCAGCCTCCAAATCCCCCAAAGGAGCAGCACCTGACAGTCACCAGCTGGCCAAAGCACTAGCTGAGGCTCCAGATGTGGAAGCACAGATGGTAAAACTTGTCCATTTGAGGGAATTGTCAGAGGCTGAACGGCAGCTTCGGAGCCTTGTGGTAGCCCTGATGCAGGAAGTCTTCACAGAGTTCTTCCCTG GCTGTGTGGTCCATCCTTTTGGCTCTTCTGTAAACAGCTTTGATGTCCATGGCTGTGATCTTGACCTCTTCTTGGATCTGGGTGACTTGGAAGAGCCCCAG CCAGTCTCAAAGGCTCCAGAGTCTCCATCCTTGGACTCAGCCCTTGCTTCTCCATTGGACCCTCAAGCCCTGGCCTGCGCCCCAGTCTCTCCTCTAGGCTCACAGTCTCCAGCTTCTCCCCAGGATTCTGAAGCTCTGGACTGTGaaactccttcctcctccctggcaCCCCAAACTCCGGACTCAGCTTTGGCTTCTGAGACTGTTGcctctccccagtccctgcctCCAGCCTCACCACTGCAGGAGGACAGGGGGGAGCAGGACCTGGGGAAGGCCCTGGAATTAGCAGAGGCCCCAAAGGGGGAGAAGCCAGAGGGAGCAGCAATGCTGGAGCTGGTGGGATCCATTCTCCGGGGCTGTGTCCCTGGGGTATACCGAGTCCAAACTGTGCCTTCTGCCCGGCGCCCTGTTGTCAAATTCTGCCATCGGCCTTCTGGTCTTCATGGTGACGTCTCCCTCAGTAACCG GCTGGCCCTGCATAACTCCCGTTTCCTGAGTCTGTGCTCTGAGCTGGATGGGCGAGTCCGGCCCCTCGTGTACACTCTCCGCTGCTGGGCTCAGGGTCGAGGGCTGTCAG GGAGTGGCCCCCTTCTCAATAACTACGCTTTGACTTTGCTGGTCATCTACTTCCTTCAGACCAGGGACCCTCCTGTGTTGCCCACTGTGTCCCTACTCACCCAAAAAGCAG GTGAGGGGGAGCAAGTGGAAGTTGATGGCTGGGACTGTAGTTTTCCCAGGGATGCCTCAAGACTGGAGCCCAGCACCAACGCGGAGCCCCTCA gttcCCTGCTGGCCCAGTTCTTCTCCTGCATCTCTTGCTGGGATCTTGCTGGCTCACTGCTATCCCTGAGGGAGGGTCAGGCATTGCCAGTAACAGGGGGCCTGCCCTCTAATCTCTGGGAAGGTCTGCGCCTTGGCCCCATGAATCTCCAGGACCCCTTTGACCTGAGTCACAATGTTGCAGCCAACGTGACCAGCCGGGTGGTTGGGCGTCTACAGAACTGCTGCCGAGCAGCAGCTAATTATTGCCGAAGCCTCCAGTACCAGCACCGCTCCTCTAGGGGTCGGGACTGGGGGCTGCTCCCCCTTCTGCAGCCCAGCTCTCCGAGCTCCCTGCTGTCTGCCATGCCTATTCCTTtacccccttttcccttcccccagctTACTGCTGCTGTGGTCCAGGTGTTAAGAGAAGCACTGGGATGCCATATAGAACAGGGAACCAAGAGACCACGGTCAGAAGGAGGTGGGACTGAGGAGTCTCCCCAGGGAGGGACAAACAAAAGATTCAAGCTAGATGGACAGAAGAGCTGTGAGGAGGGGAAAGGGGAGCAGCAGGGATGTGTAGGGGACCATAATGAAGATGGGGTGGAAGAAATGGTTATAGAAGTTGGAGAGACACCACAGGACTGGGCCATGCAGAGTCCTGGGCAACCAGGGGAACCACCCCTGGTGACCAGAAAGTATCTAGCCACTGGAGAAGAGGGGCAGCCAGGCCATGCATTGCTGTTGGCTGAGCACAGACCCGTGGAACCTGAGGTGGCCCAAGAAGAGATGAAGGGCGAGACAGGGAAGGGtgaatcttccccttctgcaGTGAGCTGGCGCTGTGCCTTGTGGCACCGAGTATGGCAGGGGCGACGGCGTGCTCGGAGACGCTTGCAGCAGCAAGCCAAGGAAGGAGATGAAGGCAATGCTGGCTTGGGAGCAGAGTGGCTGGCAGCAGAGGCTCGGGTGACCCAGGAACTGAGGGGACTGAATAGTGGTGAACAGAGGCCAAAAACTGAGCCCCTTTTGGCCTTTGTGGTGTCGGCTTCCCAGGCTGACCAGACTCTCTCCGTGACCCCACTCCAGGACTCCCAAGGCCTATTCCCTGATCTCCATCATTTCTTACAGGTTTTTCTCCCTCAAGCACTTAGAAAACTCCTTAAGTGA
- the Mta2 gene encoding metastasis-associated protein MTA2 isoform X1, whose translation MAANMYRVGDYVYFENSSSNPYLVRRIEELNKTANGNVEAKVVCLFRRRDISSSLNSLADSNAREFEEESKQPGVSEQQRHQLKHRELFLSRQFESLPATHIRGKCSVTLLNETDILSQYLEKEDCFFYSLVFDPVQKTLLADQGEIRVGCKYQAEIPDRLVEGELDNRNQQKMEMKVWDPDNPLTDRQIDQFLVVARAVGTFARALDCSSSIRQPSLHMSAAAASRDITLFHAMDTLQRNGYDLAKAMSTLVPQGGPVLCRDEMEEWSASEAMLFEEALEKYGKDFNDIRQDFLPWKSLASIVQFYYMWKTTDRYIQQKRLKAAEADSKLKQVYIPTYTKPNPNQIISVGSKPGMNGAGFQKGLTCESCHTTQSAQWYAWGPPNMQCRLCASCWIYWKKYGGLKTPTQLEGAARGTTEPHSRGHLSRPEAQSLSPYTTSANRAKLLAKNRQTFLLQTTKLTRLARRMCRDLLQPRRAARRPYAPINANAIKAECSIRLPKAAKTPLKIHPLVRLPLATIVKDLVAQAPLKPKTPRGTKTPINRNQLTQNRGLGGIMVKRAYETMAGAGVPFSANGRPLASGIRSSSQPAAKRQKLNPADAPNPVVFVATKDTRALRKALTHLEMRRAARRPNLPLKVKPTLIAVRPPVPLPAPAHPASTNEPIVLED comes from the exons ATGGCGGCCAACATGTACCGGGTGGGGG ATTACGTCTATTTTGAGAACTCCTCCAGCAATCCTTACCTGGTTAGACGGATTGAAGAGCTCAACAAG ACTGCAAATGGAAATGTGGAAGCAAAGGTTGTCTGTCTTTTTCGTCGAAGGGACATTTCTAGTAGCCTCAACAGCCTGGCTGATAGTAATGCCA GGGAGTTTGAGGAGGAATCAAAACAACCAGGGGTATCGGAGCAGCAGAGACATCAACTGAAGCACCGGGAACTTTTTCTATCCCGGCAGTTTGAATCATTACCAGCCACTCACATAAG GGGGAAATGCAGTGTGACCCTCTtgaatgagacagatattttgaGCCAGTACCTGGAAAAGGAG GACTGCTTTTTTTATTCACTGGTGTTTGACCCTGTGCAGAAGACACTTCTAGCTGATCAAGGGGAGATCAGAGTTGGTTGCAAATACCAAGCTGAGATCCCAGATCGCCTAGTGGAGG GAGAATTGGATAATCGGAACCAACAGAAGATGGAGATGAAGGTCTGGGATCCAGACAATCCTCTCACAGACCGACAGATTGATCAGTTTCTCGTGGTGGCCCG AGCTGTGGGGACCTTTGCAAGAGCCCTAGATTGCAGCAGCTCCATTCGGCAGCCAAGCCTGCACATGAGTGCAGCTGCTGCTTCCCGAGACATCACCCTG TTTCACGCCATGGACACGTTGCAGAGGAATGGCTATGACTTAGCTAAAGCCATGTCGACCCTGGTGCCCCAGGGGGGGCCAGTGCTGTGTCGGGATGAGATGGAGGAATGGTCTGCCTCCGAGGCTATGCTATTCGAGGAGGCCCTAGAGAAGTACGGGAAGGATTTCAATGACATTCGCCAGGATTTT TTGCCATGGAAGTCACTTGCCAGCATAGTTCAGTTTTACTACATGTGGAAAACCACAGACCGGTATATTCAGCAG AAAAGGTTGAAAGCAGCTGAAGCAGACAGCAAACTGAAACAGGTCTACATCCCCACCTA CacaaaaccaaaccctaaccAGATCATTTCTGTGGGTTCAAAGCCTGGCATGAATGGGGCTGGATTCCAGAAGGGCCTGACTTGTGAGAGCTGCCACA CCACACAGTCTGCCCAGTGGTATGCCTGGGGCCCACCCAACATGCAGTGCCGCCTTTGTGCTTCCTGTTGGATCTACTGGAAGAAGTACGGGGGACTGAAGACCCCAACCCAGCTTGAGGGAGCTGCTCGGGGCACCACA GAGCCACACTCAAGGGGACATTTATCCAGACCTGAAGCCCAAAGTCTCTCCCCCTATACTACCAGCGCCAACCGGGCCAAGCTGCTGGCCAAGAACAGGCAGACTTTCCTGCTCCAGACTACGAAGCTGACCCGTCTTGCCAGACGAATGTGCAGGGACCTGTTACAGCCAAGGAGGGCTGCCCGACGACCCTATGCCCCTATCAATGCCAATGCCATCAAGGCAGAGT GCTCCATTCGACTTCCTAAGGCTGCCAAGACTCCACTGAAAATTCACCCTTTGGTGCGGCTGCCGCTGGCAACGATCGTCAAAGATCTGG TGGCCCAGGCACCTCTGAAACCAAAAACACCTCGGGGCACCAAGACACCAATCAACAGAAACCAGCTGACCCAAAACCGGGGCTTGGGAGGAATCATGGTGAAACGGGCCTATGAAACT ATGGCAGGGGCAGGGGTCCCTTTCTCTGCCAATGGAAGGCCTCTGGCCTCAGGGATTCGTTCAAGTTCACAGCCAGCAGCTAAACGTCAGAAATTAAACCCAGCGGATGCTCCCAATCCTGTGGTGTTCGTGGCCACAAAAGATACCAG GGCCCTGCGCAAGGCTCTAACTCACCTGGAAATGCGGCGAGCTGCCCGCAGACCCAACTTGCCTCTGAAGGTGAAGCCAACACTGATTGCAGTGCGGCCCCCAGTCCCTCTACCTGCACCCGCACATCCTGCCAGCACCAATGAGCCCATTGTCCTGGAGGATTGA
- the Mta2 gene encoding metastasis-associated protein MTA2 isoform X2, whose amino-acid sequence MEMKVWDPDNPLTDRQIDQFLVVARAVGTFARALDCSSSIRQPSLHMSAAAASRDITLFHAMDTLQRNGYDLAKAMSTLVPQGGPVLCRDEMEEWSASEAMLFEEALEKYGKDFNDIRQDFLPWKSLASIVQFYYMWKTTDRYIQQKRLKAAEADSKLKQVYIPTYTKPNPNQIISVGSKPGMNGAGFQKGLTCESCHTTQSAQWYAWGPPNMQCRLCASCWIYWKKYGGLKTPTQLEGAARGTTEPHSRGHLSRPEAQSLSPYTTSANRAKLLAKNRQTFLLQTTKLTRLARRMCRDLLQPRRAARRPYAPINANAIKAECSIRLPKAAKTPLKIHPLVRLPLATIVKDLVAQAPLKPKTPRGTKTPINRNQLTQNRGLGGIMVKRAYETMAGAGVPFSANGRPLASGIRSSSQPAAKRQKLNPADAPNPVVFVATKDTRALRKALTHLEMRRAARRPNLPLKVKPTLIAVRPPVPLPAPAHPASTNEPIVLED is encoded by the exons ATGGAGATGAAGGTCTGGGATCCAGACAATCCTCTCACAGACCGACAGATTGATCAGTTTCTCGTGGTGGCCCG AGCTGTGGGGACCTTTGCAAGAGCCCTAGATTGCAGCAGCTCCATTCGGCAGCCAAGCCTGCACATGAGTGCAGCTGCTGCTTCCCGAGACATCACCCTG TTTCACGCCATGGACACGTTGCAGAGGAATGGCTATGACTTAGCTAAAGCCATGTCGACCCTGGTGCCCCAGGGGGGGCCAGTGCTGTGTCGGGATGAGATGGAGGAATGGTCTGCCTCCGAGGCTATGCTATTCGAGGAGGCCCTAGAGAAGTACGGGAAGGATTTCAATGACATTCGCCAGGATTTT TTGCCATGGAAGTCACTTGCCAGCATAGTTCAGTTTTACTACATGTGGAAAACCACAGACCGGTATATTCAGCAG AAAAGGTTGAAAGCAGCTGAAGCAGACAGCAAACTGAAACAGGTCTACATCCCCACCTA CacaaaaccaaaccctaaccAGATCATTTCTGTGGGTTCAAAGCCTGGCATGAATGGGGCTGGATTCCAGAAGGGCCTGACTTGTGAGAGCTGCCACA CCACACAGTCTGCCCAGTGGTATGCCTGGGGCCCACCCAACATGCAGTGCCGCCTTTGTGCTTCCTGTTGGATCTACTGGAAGAAGTACGGGGGACTGAAGACCCCAACCCAGCTTGAGGGAGCTGCTCGGGGCACCACA GAGCCACACTCAAGGGGACATTTATCCAGACCTGAAGCCCAAAGTCTCTCCCCCTATACTACCAGCGCCAACCGGGCCAAGCTGCTGGCCAAGAACAGGCAGACTTTCCTGCTCCAGACTACGAAGCTGACCCGTCTTGCCAGACGAATGTGCAGGGACCTGTTACAGCCAAGGAGGGCTGCCCGACGACCCTATGCCCCTATCAATGCCAATGCCATCAAGGCAGAGT GCTCCATTCGACTTCCTAAGGCTGCCAAGACTCCACTGAAAATTCACCCTTTGGTGCGGCTGCCGCTGGCAACGATCGTCAAAGATCTGG TGGCCCAGGCACCTCTGAAACCAAAAACACCTCGGGGCACCAAGACACCAATCAACAGAAACCAGCTGACCCAAAACCGGGGCTTGGGAGGAATCATGGTGAAACGGGCCTATGAAACT ATGGCAGGGGCAGGGGTCCCTTTCTCTGCCAATGGAAGGCCTCTGGCCTCAGGGATTCGTTCAAGTTCACAGCCAGCAGCTAAACGTCAGAAATTAAACCCAGCGGATGCTCCCAATCCTGTGGTGTTCGTGGCCACAAAAGATACCAG GGCCCTGCGCAAGGCTCTAACTCACCTGGAAATGCGGCGAGCTGCCCGCAGACCCAACTTGCCTCTGAAGGTGAAGCCAACACTGATTGCAGTGCGGCCCCCAGTCCCTCTACCTGCACCCGCACATCCTGCCAGCACCAATGAGCCCATTGTCCTGGAGGATTGA